ATCGGGGTAGGTGTTGAAAATATTGTCGCCGCCCAGGGTGAAGGTCCAACGCTCCAGGTTGTAGTTCACGGCCAGGTCGAAGATCCACTTCGCTCCGAAGGTCTGGTCCAGCGCCGCCGTGGTGGAGTTGTACGAGACGAAGTGGTCGTAACGCGTGGCCGTGCCGTTGAAGCTCCAGTGGCCCAGGTTGTAGAGCTCATTGAGGATCAGCTTGCTGCGCGGCGTGGTATCGGCCAGCAGGCCGTACTGGTCGCGCCGGTCGATGCGCTTGAGGTTCACGCCCAGCTGGTCGAGGATGGCCGGGTTGGCCTTGATGTCCGTGACCTTGTTCTTGTTGTAGTTGTAGCTCAGCGTGCTCTGCAGCGAGCCGGCATCGCCGAAGTCGCTCAGGTAGCTCGTCACCAGGTCCAGTCCACGCGTGCGCGTGTTCACCGCATTGGTGAAATAGGCGATGCCGCTGTAGTTGGTATTGGTCACGCCATTGGCGGCCAGATACGCCTGCACGGTGGGCGAGGTGGTGGCCAGGTTGCTCGACAGCGTGATGCGGTTGTCGATGGTGATCTGGTAGATGTCCAGGCTCACGTTGAGCGCATCCAGCGGGTTCCACACCATGCCAAAGGTGAAGTTGCGCGACTTCTCGGGTTCCAGCGGCTCAGCGCCAAGCAGGGTGCCGACTTCGCTGTTCACCGGCACCAGGCCGGTGTTGTAGATGCCCGCCGGCAGGTGCAGCGAGTTGCCCGCGCCGTAGTAAAGCGACGATGTGTAGGAGTAGTGCTGCTGGGCCAGCGACGGTGCGCGGAAGCCGGTGGACGCACTGCCGCGCAGGGCGAAGCGGTCGGTGAAGTCGAAGCGGCCGGCGAGGGCGCCGGAGGTGGTGCTGCCGAAATCGGTGTAATCCTCGTGGCGCACGGCGGCCGAGGCGCTGAAGCGATCGGTCAGATTGGATTCCAGGCTGATGTATTCGGCTACGTCATGGCGGCTGTAGGAGCCGGCGTCGGTGGGCTGGTAGCCGCCGAAACCCTGCGCGCCGCCGGACACGCCCGACTTGCCCGTGTACCACGAAGTGAGGTCGCCGGCGTCGATCTGATACGTCTGGCGCAGGTATTCCGCACCGAAGGCCAGCGTCACCGGGTTGGGCAGCCAGCTGGTGGAGAACTCCTTGGCGATATCCACGTCGAACGACTGCTGCGACGAGTTGAGGATGCCATCGTGGAACTCGGTGGGGCTGTAGCCGAAGTCATGCAGGTACGCGCGGTTCACGCTGTTCTCGGTGGCGTACGACACGCGGTTGCCGCCGTAGTTGCCGCTCACGTCCCAGCGCCAACCGCCCTCCGTCTTGCCGCGGATGCCCACCACCAGCGAGCGGTCGGTGGATTCGGCGTGTTCCAGCGGCAGGTAGCCGTTGGGGTAGATCGACGGCACCGAGTTGCTGTTGGCCAGGTTGCGGAAGAATGCCGGCGAGGTGGTATCGCGGTCGCTGTAGTGGCCGAAGGCGTAGAGCTGCACGTTCGGCGCGATGTCGAACTGCGAGTTCATGAACAGGTTGTGGTCCTTCACCGCCGGGTCGCCAAAGCGCTGCGTGGTGCCTTCCCATGGACGCGTCCGGTTGGGCTCGGAGCGGTTGGTGTAATCCTGGTTGCCATCCTGCAGGGTGAAGCGGATCCAGCCCTTGTCGTCGCTGATCGGGATGCCGAAGCTGGCCGAGCCCTGCCACTGGCGACCG
The nucleotide sequence above comes from Dyella telluris. Encoded proteins:
- a CDS encoding TonB-dependent receptor plug domain-containing protein — its product is MNKNFVGQKAAPSLLAVALFSILSQASAQDATPPASSANAKKLDTVIVTGTRADNRTESSSLTPIDVVSAQTLKQTGTTELTTALARIIPSLTFPRPAAADTADSQRPVQLRGLSPDQVLVLVDGKRWHPGAILLTNGVLGRGSQAVDLNTIPIGAIDHIEVLRDGASAQYGSDAIAGVINIVLKKGGTGGEVDVTGGQYSAGDGRQWQGSASFGIPISDDKGWIRFTLQDGNQDYTNRSEPNRTRPWEGTTQRFGDPAVKDHNLFMNSQFDIAPNVQLYAFGHYSDRDTTSPAFFRNLANSNSVPSIYPNGYLPLEHAESTDRSLVVGIRGKTEGGWRWDVSGNYGGNRVSYATENSVNRAYLHDFGYSPTEFHDGILNSSQQSFDVDIAKEFSTSWLPNPVTLAFGAEYLRQTYQIDAGDLTSWYTGKSGVSGGAQGFGGYQPTDAGSYSRHDVAEYISLESNLTDRFSASAAVRHEDYTDFGSTTSGALAGRFDFTDRFALRGSASTGFRAPSLAQQHYSYTSSLYYGAGNSLHLPAGIYNTGLVPVNSEVGTLLGAEPLEPEKSRNFTFGMVWNPLDALNVSLDIYQITIDNRITLSSNLATTSPTVQAYLAANGVTNTNYSGIAYFTNAVNTRTRGLDLVTSYLSDFGDAGSLQSTLSYNYNKNKVTDIKANPAILDQLGVNLKRIDRRDQYGLLADTTPRSKLILNELYNLGHWSFNGTATRYDHFVSYNSTTAALDQTFGAKWIFDLAVNYNLERWTFTLGGDNIFNTYPDRVIPANDNNGTLPYSVFSPFGFNGAYVYGKVAYRW